One Sphingobium sp. CAP-1 genomic region harbors:
- a CDS encoding c-type cytochrome: MHLYHKAAAILSLAFLAGSYAAWAASPVATAAVNARKANYKEIGGAFKTINDELKSGAPDMNSVRPLARDIATRSALQLKYFPKGSGPESGLKTRAKAAIWSDNAAFVKLQNDMVSASKALNAAAESGNGSALASARTTLGGLCKSCHDRFREAD; encoded by the coding sequence ATGCACTTGTATCACAAGGCGGCTGCCATCCTTTCTCTTGCCTTTCTGGCGGGCAGCTATGCCGCCTGGGCCGCATCCCCGGTCGCCACCGCCGCCGTCAATGCGCGCAAGGCCAACTACAAGGAGATTGGCGGCGCGTTCAAGACGATCAACGACGAACTGAAGTCTGGCGCGCCCGACATGAACAGCGTCCGCCCGCTGGCGCGCGACATTGCCACGCGTTCGGCGCTCCAGCTCAAATATTTCCCCAAGGGCAGCGGTCCTGAGTCCGGCCTCAAGACCCGCGCCAAGGCGGCTATCTGGTCTGACAATGCCGCGTTCGTGAAGCTTCAGAACGACATGGTTTCGGCGAGCAAGGCGCTCAATGCGGCGGCCGAGAGCGGGAATGGAAGCGCGCTGGCTTCCGCCCGGACAACGCTGGGTGGTCTGTGCAAGAGCTGTCATGACCGCTTCCGCGAAGCGGACTGA
- a CDS encoding amidohydrolase, which yields MTDTIIVNARVTTLDRSNPVAEAVAIRDGKFLAVGSEADVRTAAPDATIIDAKGRRLIPGLIDSHMHIIRGGLNFNMELRWDGVPTLAEAMDMLKAQVDRTPAPQWVRVVGGFTEHQFAEKRLPTIAELNAVAPDTPIFILHLYDRALLNAAALRVVGYTKDTPNPPGGEIVRDAAGNPTGLLLAQPNATILYSTLARGPKLPQDYQLNSTRHFMRDVNALGVTGVIDAGGGFQNYPDDYAIIEKLHQDGQLTVRISYNLFTQKPKEELADFSGWVKQVTPGQGDDSYRHNGAGEMLVYSAADFEDFRQPRPDMPANMEGDLEPVIRLLAEHRWPWRLHATYDETIGRALDVYEKVNRDIPLQGINWFFDHAETISDRNIDRIAALGGGIAVQHRMAYQGEYFVERYGSEAAERTPPIAKMIAAGIPVGAGTDATRVASYNPWVSLSWLVTGRTVGGLALYPGANRVSREKALAMWTHENSWFSNEVGKKGQIKAGQLADLALLSDDYFAVPEDQIVHIRSVLTLLGGKVVHGEGDYAPLAPDLPRPMPDWSPVATFGGYHKTREARAKLASACGCHSACNVHGHDHAAALGADVPAADVQSFWGSLGCGCWAV from the coding sequence ATGACCGACACGATCATCGTCAATGCCAGGGTCACGACGCTGGACCGGAGCAATCCGGTGGCGGAGGCCGTGGCCATCCGCGACGGCAAGTTTCTGGCCGTCGGCAGCGAGGCGGACGTGCGTACTGCCGCGCCGGACGCAACAATCATCGACGCAAAGGGCCGTCGCCTGATCCCCGGCCTGATCGACAGCCACATGCACATCATCCGCGGTGGCCTCAATTTCAACATGGAGTTGCGCTGGGATGGCGTCCCGACGCTGGCCGAAGCGATGGATATGCTCAAGGCGCAGGTAGACCGGACCCCCGCCCCGCAATGGGTGCGCGTGGTCGGCGGCTTCACCGAACATCAGTTCGCCGAAAAGCGCCTGCCGACCATCGCGGAACTGAACGCGGTGGCGCCAGACACCCCCATATTCATCCTGCACCTTTATGACCGCGCCCTGCTGAACGCCGCCGCGCTGCGCGTGGTGGGCTATACGAAGGACACGCCCAACCCGCCGGGTGGCGAAATTGTGCGCGACGCGGCGGGCAACCCCACCGGGCTGCTGCTGGCCCAGCCCAATGCGACGATCCTCTATTCGACGCTGGCCAGGGGGCCAAAGCTGCCACAGGACTATCAGCTCAATTCCACCCGTCACTTCATGCGCGATGTCAATGCGCTGGGCGTGACCGGCGTGATCGACGCGGGCGGCGGTTTCCAGAATTATCCCGACGATTATGCGATTATCGAAAAACTGCATCAGGACGGTCAACTGACCGTTCGCATCAGTTACAACCTCTTCACCCAAAAGCCGAAGGAAGAACTGGCCGATTTCTCCGGCTGGGTGAAACAGGTGACGCCGGGCCAGGGCGACGACAGCTACCGTCACAATGGCGCGGGCGAGATGCTGGTCTATTCGGCCGCGGATTTCGAGGATTTCCGCCAGCCCCGGCCAGACATGCCCGCCAATATGGAAGGCGACCTCGAACCCGTCATCCGCCTGCTGGCCGAACATCGCTGGCCCTGGCGCCTGCACGCCACCTATGACGAAACGATCGGCCGCGCGCTGGATGTCTATGAAAAGGTGAACCGGGACATCCCCTTGCAGGGCATCAACTGGTTCTTCGATCATGCCGAAACCATCAGTGACCGCAATATCGACCGCATCGCCGCGCTGGGCGGTGGCATCGCGGTGCAGCACCGCATGGCTTATCAGGGTGAATATTTCGTGGAGCGCTATGGCAGCGAGGCGGCCGAACGCACCCCCCCGATCGCGAAGATGATCGCGGCGGGCATTCCCGTGGGCGCAGGCACGGACGCCACCCGCGTCGCCAGCTACAATCCCTGGGTGTCGCTAAGCTGGTTGGTGACGGGTCGCACGGTGGGCGGGCTGGCACTCTATCCCGGCGCCAACCGCGTCAGCCGGGAAAAGGCGCTCGCCATGTGGACGCATGAAAATAGCTGGTTCTCCAACGAAGTCGGCAAGAAAGGACAGATCAAGGCGGGCCAGCTTGCCGACCTCGCCTTGCTATCGGACGATTATTTCGCCGTGCCTGAGGACCAGATCGTCCATATCCGGTCGGTCCTGACGCTGCTGGGCGGCAAGGTGGTCCATGGCGAGGGTGACTATGCCCCGCTCGCGCCCGACCTGCCCAGACCCATGCCCGACTGGTCGCCGGTCGCGACCTTCGGCGGTTATCACAAGACCCGCGAGGCGCGCGCCAAGCTGGCCTCGGCCTGCGGTTGCCATTCGGCATGCAATGTCCATGGACATGACCATGCGGCGGCTCTGGGCGCGGACGTGCCGGCCGCCGATGTCCAGAGCTTCTGGGGTTCGCTCGGCTGCGGCTGCTGGGCGGTCTGA
- a CDS encoding DUF1552 domain-containing protein, whose product MAVQGSTRRGFLLRGMLGGAAVSVGLPLLDMFLNDNGTAFAATLGGGRLPVRFGTWFWGCGMIPDRWQPKNSGADYDLPPQLAPIASVKQHVSILTGFDVLLEGKGNLPHLSGNTAVRTGAPSDDWLGIRAPTLDILIGDAIGGGSFFRSLDLSADGNARTSYSFRDGRSMNPATPSAAELYRKIFGPDFNDPNKADFKPDPRTMVRRSVLSGVSEQRQALLRSVGAADRARLDQYFTSVREMEDKLALQLQKPPPAEACAIPAEPPAPFGDFTDVEQRKANHRMMAQLLAMALACNQTRMFNMTFSTAASDLRQAGQTTGYHQSTHEELIDRNIGYQPVVDHFATRSMEAWADFVSALAAVKEGDGTLLDNMLVFAHSDVSYAKNHDVQGIPVMLAGRAGGRVRAGIHIHAGGEPISRVGLTLQQVMGLPVESWGMDGMNTKRAISEILA is encoded by the coding sequence ATGGCGGTGCAGGGCTCGACAAGGCGCGGTTTCCTGCTGCGCGGCATGTTGGGGGGAGCGGCAGTGAGCGTAGGGCTGCCGCTTCTCGACATGTTCCTGAACGATAATGGCACCGCCTTCGCCGCGACGCTGGGCGGAGGGCGGCTGCCGGTGCGGTTCGGCACCTGGTTCTGGGGATGCGGCATGATTCCCGACCGCTGGCAGCCCAAAAATAGCGGCGCGGATTATGATTTGCCCCCGCAACTCGCGCCAATCGCTTCAGTGAAGCAGCATGTGAGCATATTGACCGGCTTCGACGTTCTGCTGGAGGGCAAGGGGAACCTTCCGCACCTGTCCGGCAACACCGCCGTCCGCACCGGCGCGCCTTCGGATGACTGGCTGGGCATTCGCGCGCCGACACTGGACATATTGATCGGCGACGCCATTGGTGGCGGGTCTTTCTTTCGTTCGCTGGATCTGTCCGCGGACGGGAACGCCCGCACCAGCTACTCTTTCCGCGACGGGCGGAGCATGAATCCGGCCACGCCCAGCGCGGCGGAACTTTATCGCAAGATTTTCGGGCCTGACTTCAATGATCCCAACAAGGCGGACTTCAAGCCCGATCCGCGCACCATGGTTCGGCGAAGCGTGCTTTCCGGCGTCAGCGAACAGCGGCAGGCATTGCTCCGTTCCGTAGGCGCGGCCGACCGGGCGCGGCTCGATCAATATTTCACCTCCGTCCGCGAAATGGAGGACAAGCTGGCATTGCAGTTGCAAAAGCCGCCACCGGCCGAAGCCTGCGCGATCCCGGCAGAGCCGCCGGCCCCGTTCGGGGATTTTACCGATGTCGAACAGCGCAAGGCAAACCACCGGATGATGGCGCAGTTGCTCGCCATGGCGCTGGCCTGCAACCAGACGCGGATGTTCAACATGACCTTTTCCACCGCCGCGTCCGACCTGCGGCAGGCAGGGCAGACGACCGGCTATCATCAGAGTACGCATGAAGAACTGATTGACCGCAACATAGGATATCAGCCTGTGGTCGACCATTTCGCCACGCGCAGCATGGAGGCGTGGGCAGATTTCGTGTCAGCGCTCGCTGCCGTGAAGGAAGGAGACGGCACATTGCTCGACAATATGCTGGTCTTTGCGCACTCCGATGTTTCCTATGCCAAGAACCACGACGTGCAGGGCATTCCTGTAATGCTGGCGGGGCGCGCGGGCGGCAGGGTCAGGGCCGGCATTCATATTCATGCCGGCGGCGAACCGATCAGCCGCGTGGGCTTGACGCTCCAGCAGGTGATGGGTTTGCCGGTCGAATCCTGGGGCATGGATGGCATGAACACGAAGCGCGCGATCAGCGAAATTCTGGCCTGA
- a CDS encoding DUF1588 domain-containing protein, with product MLTHASLLAQHSHPGRTSPTLRGVALTTIFLCEKVPSPPANVNFAVVQNVDNPTLKTTRARLQAHLDDEECASCHKRTDPMGLGLEQFDGAGQFRTTEHAEKIDVTGRFEDRAFDGAAALGQLFHDSPRVSQCLVQSAWRYALGRNLLPSEGAHIQRLTNDFATDGYRFVSLIRAIALDPSLYSMPRPAVLRRTARLGQSKGES from the coding sequence TTGCTGACCCATGCCAGTCTGCTGGCCCAGCATTCGCATCCCGGCCGCACGTCGCCGACGCTTCGGGGCGTGGCGCTGACGACCATATTCCTGTGCGAAAAAGTGCCTTCACCACCGGCAAACGTCAATTTTGCCGTGGTCCAGAATGTCGATAATCCAACGCTCAAGACCACGCGCGCGCGGTTGCAGGCCCATCTCGACGACGAGGAATGCGCCAGTTGCCACAAGCGCACCGACCCGATGGGGCTGGGGCTGGAGCAGTTTGACGGCGCAGGCCAGTTTCGCACTACGGAACATGCCGAAAAGATTGATGTGACCGGCCGGTTCGAGGATCGGGCCTTTGACGGGGCGGCCGCGCTCGGTCAACTGTTCCACGACAGTCCCCGTGTCAGCCAGTGCCTCGTGCAGTCGGCTTGGCGCTATGCCCTCGGCCGCAACCTGCTGCCGTCCGAGGGCGCGCATATCCAGCGTCTGACCAATGACTTCGCGACGGATGGCTATCGTTTCGTGTCGCTGATCCGGGCGATTGCGCTGGATCCGAGCCTATATTCCATGCCTCGGCCAGCGGTTCTCCGCCGGACCGCGAGGCTCGGTCAGAGCAAGGGAGAAAGCTGA
- a CDS encoding DoxX family protein, translated as MRPDRDPRFVDAILDWKPTWFLARLLLVGAYLLGGIVKLSDWPAAVAEQAHFGMTPPALWAALTIAIELIGPLLILTGRMAWLGTGMLGMFTLLAAFTANAFWTMPMGQARFMATNAFFEHLGLIGGFILAALVAEQAQRRA; from the coding sequence GTGCGCCCCGACCGTGACCCCCGCTTCGTTGACGCAATCCTCGACTGGAAACCGACATGGTTCCTTGCCCGGCTGCTGCTGGTCGGCGCCTATCTGCTGGGCGGCATCGTCAAGCTGAGCGACTGGCCGGCGGCGGTCGCGGAACAGGCGCATTTCGGCATGACGCCGCCTGCCCTGTGGGCGGCCCTCACCATCGCGATCGAACTCATCGGCCCGCTGCTGATCCTGACCGGGCGGATGGCGTGGCTGGGCACGGGAATGCTGGGCATGTTCACGCTGCTGGCCGCCTTCACCGCCAACGCCTTCTGGACGATGCCCATGGGACAGGCGCGTTTCATGGCCACCAACGCCTTTTTCGAGCATCTGGGCCTGATCGGCGGTTTCATCCTGGCCGCGCTGGTGGCCGAGCAGGCGCAGCGCCGTGCCTGA
- a CDS encoding alpha/beta fold hydrolase codes for MSFVTTDDGVDIFYKDWGSKDAQPIMFHHGWPLSSDDWDAQMLFFLSKGYRVVAHDRRGHGRSAQVSEGHDMAHYAADAAAVARHLDLKNAIHIGHSTGGGEVAAYVARHGLPEGRVAKAVLVSAVPPIMLATERYPAGLPMDVFDGLRAGLAANRAQFFHDVAAGPFYGFNREGANVQPAVIDNWWRQGMMGSAKAHYEGIKAFSETDQTDDLTAITVPTLVLHGDDDQVVPYNNTGVLQAEILPNATLKIYEGYSHGMLTVNADVLNADILAFIRA; via the coding sequence ATGAGCTTCGTGACCACCGACGACGGCGTCGACATCTTCTACAAGGACTGGGGCAGCAAGGATGCCCAACCCATCATGTTCCACCATGGCTGGCCGCTCTCCTCCGACGACTGGGACGCACAGATGCTGTTCTTCCTGTCGAAGGGCTATCGCGTCGTCGCCCATGATCGTCGCGGCCATGGCCGCTCGGCACAGGTGAGCGAAGGCCATGACATGGCCCATTATGCCGCAGACGCCGCCGCCGTCGCCCGTCACCTCGACCTGAAAAACGCCATCCATATCGGCCATTCGACCGGCGGTGGCGAAGTGGCCGCCTATGTCGCCCGCCATGGCCTGCCCGAAGGCCGCGTCGCCAAGGCGGTGCTGGTCAGCGCCGTGCCGCCGATCATGCTGGCGACCGAGCGCTATCCCGCCGGCCTGCCGATGGACGTGTTCGACGGGCTGCGCGCCGGTCTGGCCGCCAACCGCGCGCAATTCTTCCACGATGTCGCCGCCGGTCCCTTCTACGGCTTCAACCGCGAAGGCGCGAACGTGCAGCCCGCCGTCATCGACAATTGGTGGCGTCAGGGCATGATGGGCAGCGCCAAGGCCCATTATGAAGGCATCAAGGCCTTCTCCGAAACCGATCAGACCGATGATCTGACCGCCATCACCGTGCCCACGCTGGTCCTGCATGGCGACGACGACCAGGTCGTGCCCTACAACAATACGGGCGTGCTTCAGGCGGAGATCCTGCCCAATGCGACGCTCAAAATTTACGAGGGCTATTCACACGGGATGCTGACGGTGAATGCCGACGTGCTGAACGCCGACATTCTCGCCTTCATCCGGGCCTGA
- a CDS encoding YoaK family protein, which yields MPPAPSSPSPLPGLLLLLSVTTGLVDAVSVLGLGKVFTANMTGNVVFLGFAAAQTPGFSVAPYMVALLTFFIGALIAGRVGQRFAKRPLRQWLTVAALTEAALLWIAAIVALRFDVPTLRPTVALFAIIALTAIAMGFRNATIRQLKVPDLTTTVLTLTVTGIAADSSMAGGANPNLARRVGAILAIFAGAAAGALMVMRMGLALPLLASGVIILLGTLLCVRHPAATLPHGA from the coding sequence ATGCCACCAGCCCCTTCTTCACCCTCGCCGCTTCCCGGCCTGCTCCTGCTGCTGTCGGTTACGACCGGCCTTGTCGACGCGGTCAGCGTGCTGGGCCTTGGCAAGGTGTTCACCGCCAACATGACCGGCAATGTCGTATTTTTGGGCTTTGCCGCCGCGCAGACGCCAGGCTTCAGCGTCGCGCCCTATATGGTGGCGTTGCTGACCTTCTTCATCGGCGCGCTCATCGCCGGGCGGGTCGGTCAGCGCTTTGCCAAGCGCCCGCTGCGCCAATGGCTGACCGTCGCCGCATTGACGGAGGCCGCGCTGCTCTGGATCGCCGCCATCGTCGCGCTCCGCTTCGATGTGCCGACGCTCAGGCCAACGGTCGCCCTCTTCGCCATCATCGCCCTGACCGCCATCGCCATGGGCTTTCGCAATGCCACCATCCGGCAATTGAAGGTGCCCGACCTCACCACCACCGTCCTCACCCTGACCGTGACGGGTATCGCCGCCGATTCCAGCATGGCGGGGGGCGCAAATCCCAATCTTGCCCGACGCGTCGGCGCGATCCTGGCGATTTTCGCAGGTGCGGCCGCCGGCGCGCTGATGGTCATGCGGATGGGCCTTGCCCTGCCGTTGCTGGCGTCGGGTGTCATCATATTGCTGGGTACGCTGCTCTGCGTGCGCCATCCCGCCGCTACCCTGCCCCATGGGGCGTGA
- a CDS encoding cytochrome b/b6 domain-containing protein, whose amino-acid sequence MTASAKRTEPMEMPVPKAGRIKVWDAPVRLFHWALMALIGVAWWTGEQHMLEWHRLAGYLIATLLLFRIIWGVVGSGTARFASFIHGPRALLAHWRAGRAGGVVVARPGHNPFGGWSVVTMLFLLVIQVVLGMFAVDIDGMESGPFSWLVEFDTGRLAARCHGVVFNILLAFIALHIAAIAYYQFYRRNNLVGAMITGSKAWSGERPTLRFAPGWLAVAIMLACGGLFWFLIAWWGRA is encoded by the coding sequence ATGACCGCTTCCGCGAAGCGGACTGAACCGATGGAGATGCCTGTGCCGAAAGCCGGCCGGATCAAGGTGTGGGACGCGCCGGTCCGGCTGTTTCACTGGGCGCTCATGGCCCTTATCGGCGTGGCCTGGTGGACCGGAGAGCAGCATATGCTCGAATGGCATCGGCTGGCCGGCTATCTGATTGCGACATTGCTGCTTTTTCGGATTATCTGGGGCGTTGTGGGTAGCGGCACCGCGAGATTTGCAAGCTTCATCCATGGACCACGTGCGCTACTCGCCCATTGGCGGGCAGGCAGGGCAGGCGGGGTTGTCGTAGCGCGGCCCGGTCACAATCCGTTCGGCGGCTGGAGTGTAGTGACCATGCTGTTCCTGCTTGTCATACAGGTTGTTCTGGGCATGTTCGCGGTCGACATTGACGGCATGGAATCGGGACCATTTTCCTGGCTGGTCGAATTCGACACGGGGCGTTTAGCGGCCCGGTGCCATGGGGTGGTGTTCAACATCCTCCTTGCCTTCATTGCATTGCATATCGCGGCAATCGCTTATTATCAGTTCTATCGGCGAAACAATCTGGTCGGCGCGATGATCACGGGATCGAAGGCCTGGTCGGGAGAGCGCCCGACATTGCGCTTCGCGCCCGGCTGGCTTGCAGTGGCAATCATGCTGGCCTGTGGCGGATTGTTCTGGTTCCTGATCGCGTGGTGGGGACGCGCATGA
- a CDS encoding DUF1592 domain-containing protein: protein MSDQPRMKRNIRCLPMLALAGACLTLGLSIAFSGARAGEGMADTSQSQVRRLTESQYRTSIADLFGPDIKIAGRFEPDLRIDGLQAVGTSAVSVTPAGLEQYEQIARAIAAQVTDEAHRGRLVGCAPDARDIGGAQCARHFIDRVGLRLYRRPLRASESQWLVDSTLASAVTLKDFHAALAATLTGMLTSPDFLFRVDRPASSGRTIDPWSAATRLSFLLWNAPPDDALLADAAGGQLDTAEGRAKVVDRMMASPRFAHGVQAFFSDYLQLDGMDELAKDTLLYPAFTPSVASAAKEQTLRTISWLLVDRKGDYRDLFTTPFIAMNRTLGPIYDVPVARPEWYMHEFPRAMRAPDC from the coding sequence ATGAGCGACCAGCCACGCATGAAGCGCAACATCCGCTGCCTGCCTATGCTCGCGCTGGCGGGCGCCTGCCTCACTTTGGGACTCAGCATCGCCTTCAGCGGCGCGCGGGCGGGTGAAGGGATGGCGGATACGTCGCAGAGCCAGGTCAGGCGGTTGACGGAAAGCCAGTATCGCACCTCGATCGCCGACCTGTTCGGCCCGGACATCAAGATCGCCGGCCGCTTCGAACCGGATCTGCGTATCGACGGGCTTCAGGCGGTCGGCACCAGCGCCGTGTCGGTCACGCCCGCGGGGCTGGAGCAATATGAGCAGATTGCGCGCGCCATCGCCGCGCAGGTGACGGACGAGGCGCATCGCGGCCGACTGGTGGGATGTGCGCCCGACGCCAGGGATATTGGAGGAGCGCAGTGCGCCCGTCATTTCATCGATCGCGTGGGGCTACGCCTCTATCGTCGGCCGCTGCGCGCATCGGAAAGCCAATGGCTGGTCGACAGCACATTGGCGAGCGCGGTGACGCTGAAGGATTTTCACGCAGCCCTTGCCGCCACATTGACGGGGATGCTGACCAGCCCGGATTTCCTGTTCCGGGTGGATCGTCCTGCGTCGTCCGGCCGGACCATCGACCCATGGTCTGCCGCGACGCGCCTGTCCTTTCTGCTGTGGAATGCTCCGCCCGACGACGCCTTGCTGGCTGATGCTGCGGGTGGACAGCTCGACACGGCCGAAGGGCGGGCAAAGGTGGTGGACCGGATGATGGCTTCGCCACGTTTCGCGCACGGCGTGCAGGCCTTCTTCTCCGACTATCTGCAACTGGACGGGATGGATGAGCTGGCGAAAGATACGCTCCTTTACCCGGCCTTCACGCCGTCGGTCGCCAGTGCGGCCAAAGAACAGACATTGCGCACCATCAGTTGGCTTCTGGTCGACCGCAAGGGCGACTATCGCGATCTGTTCACCACGCCCTTCATTGCCATGAACCGCACACTCGGCCCGATTTATGACGTTCCGGTCGCAAGGCCCGAATGGTATATGCATGAATTCCCCAGGGCGATGCGCGCACCGGATTGCTGA
- a CDS encoding XapX domain-containing protein, which produces MKIHLLSLGAGLLVGILYSLLGVRSPAPPVVALIGLLGILVGEQIVPLARRWADGQELVRFARHECRNHVLGPLPDNRKDNV; this is translated from the coding sequence ATGAAAATCCATCTTCTCTCCCTCGGCGCCGGTCTGCTGGTCGGCATCCTCTATTCGCTGCTGGGGGTGCGCTCGCCCGCGCCCCCGGTAGTCGCCCTGATCGGCCTGCTCGGCATATTGGTCGGCGAACAGATCGTCCCGCTCGCCAGGCGCTGGGCCGACGGCCAGGAATTGGTCCGTTTCGCGCGCCACGAATGCCGCAATCATGTGCTGGGCCCATTGCCCGACAATCGGAAGGACAACGTATGA
- a CDS encoding VOC family protein: MKRFTAILAALMVATTPIAAPAMAKPATTADYSVGPQYDTTHVYVPEGQFDAFVTSFVATFGGTVSKQGEFQVTPTPSLTRSQLALTPVGTVSAFGFKTPIPYPFGDERTGYLVSDMDAAVAAAVSHGAVRRITTFPDPIGRDVVVQWAGGVNMQLYWHTTKPSYPALTNVPENRIYLTADAADTFIHDWTGFAHGRIISDDHAASGEEIGQPGKTIRRIAIDSGYGKMTIFISDGQLPWPYGRDMTGYAVADLDATLAKASAAGVETLVAPKLVAGRHSAIIRFPGGYIAEVHSAAEQ, translated from the coding sequence ATGAAACGCTTTACCGCCATCCTCGCGGCCCTGATGGTCGCCACCACGCCGATCGCTGCGCCAGCAATGGCGAAGCCCGCTACGACCGCCGACTATTCGGTCGGCCCGCAATATGACACCACCCATGTCTACGTGCCGGAGGGGCAGTTCGATGCCTTCGTCACCAGCTTCGTCGCAACCTTCGGCGGGACGGTATCGAAACAGGGCGAGTTTCAGGTGACACCGACGCCCAGCCTGACCAGGTCGCAACTGGCGCTGACCCCAGTCGGCACCGTATCGGCATTCGGCTTCAAAACACCGATCCCCTATCCGTTCGGCGATGAACGCACCGGCTATCTGGTGAGCGACATGGACGCAGCGGTCGCCGCCGCCGTCAGCCATGGCGCGGTGCGCCGGATCACCACCTTCCCCGATCCCATCGGCCGCGATGTGGTGGTGCAATGGGCGGGCGGCGTGAACATGCAGCTTTACTGGCACACCACCAAACCCAGCTACCCGGCGCTGACCAATGTGCCTGAAAACCGCATCTACCTGACCGCCGACGCGGCGGACACATTCATCCATGACTGGACCGGCTTCGCCCATGGCCGGATCATATCCGACGATCACGCCGCCAGCGGTGAAGAGATCGGCCAGCCCGGCAAGACCATCCGCCGCATCGCCATCGACAGCGGCTATGGCAAGATGACCATATTCATATCCGACGGACAACTGCCCTGGCCCTATGGCCGCGACATGACCGGCTATGCGGTCGCCGATCTGGACGCGACACTGGCGAAAGCGTCGGCGGCAGGCGTTGAAACGCTGGTCGCGCCAAAGCTTGTGGCCGGGCGCCACAGCGCCATCATCCGCTTCCCCGGCGGCTATATCGCCGAAGTCCACAGTGCGGCGGAGCAGTGA
- a CDS encoding alginate export family protein has protein sequence MPEYRTCLLPFLCLSSPLAAQTTEPWQAPTLSITRYDEDWSDLADAEKRGHHWTGPFKYIPIADDIWLSTGTELRLRNENYANNLWGGADAPDDSYLWARAMPYADLHVGAGDGLHARAFVQPVISYAVGVAPAAGPIDQSRVDLLQGFADISLGPVTLRGGRQMLSLGTERLVGTRYGPNTPLAFDGVRSSMALGKGARLDLFALRPVQPGPGSFDDRASSTRTLWGAYATLPELDVYYLGYRNRAARFGGVQGREVRHSVGLRSHGIRGDWHWNVEGVAQFGHYEGQRIAAWTVGTEVGRTLPALPLSPDATLRLNIVSGDRHRDDGTLGTFNALFPKGKYFGELSPVGPTNIISLNPRISAPLGNGFSTSIAAMAYWRYARSDGIYDIPGNLVRAAGTSRARFIGKEAEATLSWQATAELELSTSLSLFAPGAFIRQTGPARTIAMTGFEANFRF, from the coding sequence GTGCCTGAATATCGCACCTGCCTGCTCCCGTTCCTGTGCCTCTCCAGCCCGCTGGCGGCGCAGACGACCGAGCCATGGCAGGCGCCCACCCTGTCCATCACCCGCTATGATGAGGACTGGTCCGATCTGGCCGACGCGGAAAAACGCGGCCATCACTGGACCGGACCGTTCAAATATATCCCGATCGCCGACGATATCTGGCTTTCCACCGGCACGGAATTGCGCCTGCGCAATGAAAATTATGCGAACAACCTGTGGGGCGGGGCCGATGCGCCGGACGATTCCTATCTCTGGGCGCGGGCCATGCCCTATGCCGACCTGCATGTCGGCGCGGGCGATGGCCTGCACGCCCGCGCCTTCGTCCAGCCGGTCATCAGCTATGCCGTGGGCGTCGCCCCCGCCGCCGGTCCGATCGACCAGAGCCGCGTCGACCTGCTCCAGGGTTTCGCCGACATCAGCCTTGGCCCCGTCACCCTGCGCGGCGGGCGGCAGATGCTTTCGCTCGGCACCGAAAGGCTGGTCGGCACCCGCTATGGCCCCAATACACCGCTGGCCTTCGACGGCGTGCGGAGCAGCATGGCGCTGGGCAAGGGGGCAAGGCTGGACCTGTTCGCGCTGAGGCCGGTGCAGCCCGGCCCCGGCAGTTTCGACGATCGCGCCTCTTCCACCCGCACGCTGTGGGGCGCCTATGCGACGCTGCCGGAACTGGATGTCTATTATCTGGGCTATCGCAACCGGGCCGCGCGCTTTGGCGGGGTGCAGGGGCGGGAGGTCCGCCACAGTGTGGGTCTGCGTTCGCATGGCATCCGGGGCGACTGGCACTGGAATGTCGAGGGCGTTGCCCAGTTCGGTCATTATGAGGGACAGCGCATTGCCGCCTGGACGGTCGGCACCGAAGTCGGCCGCACTCTCCCCGCCCTGCCGCTGTCGCCCGACGCCACGCTGCGCCTCAATATCGTCAGCGGCGACCGGCATCGCGACGACGGTACGCTGGGCACGTTCAACGCCCTCTTTCCCAAGGGCAAATATTTCGGCGAGTTGTCGCCGGTCGGCCCGACCAATATCATCAGCCTCAATCCCCGCATCAGCGCGCCATTGGGCAACGGCTTTTCCACCAGCATCGCCGCCATGGCCTATTGGCGCTATGCCCGTAGCGACGGCATTTACGACATTCCCGGCAATCTGGTCCGGGCCGCCGGCACCAGCCGTGCCCGCTTCATCGGCAAGGAAGCCGAAGCGACCCTTTCCTGGCAGGCGACGGCGGAACTGGAACTGTCCACTTCGCTGTCCCTGTTCGCGCCCGGCGCCTTCATCCGGCAGACCGGCCCGGCCCGCACCATCGCCATGACCGGCTTCGAAGCCAATTTCCGTTTCTGA